The Prodigiosinella aquatilis region ACACGTGCGGCTCGTTTGTATGAATTTGCCGATGTCAGCGAAGCGGAAAGTGTACTCCAGCAACTGCAACAGCGTGATGATGGCCCGTTTGTGGTGCGGCTGGCGCGGGAGCCGGGAAAGCGTGAAAGTCGGTTTATGCATCTTTTTAACGGTGATGTTACGGATGACGTGCTGTCGTCAACTGAGGATGACACCACGGACAGCAGTCTGTCGGTACGAGTGGCGGCTCTGGAAAATGACGTCGCTGAACTACGCCAGCAACTGGCGGCGCTATTATCGGAAAAAACATATTTATCGGAAAAAACAAATTGAGCCGCTCCGTGGATATCACGCCATTGCGCATCGGCATGGTGGGATTGGGGGCGATTGCCCGCAAAGCCTATCTTCCTATTCTCAGTCAGGCGGAGCGCTGGGTACTGGCGGGAGCCTATTCGCCTAATCAACGCCGGGCGCAGCCGATCTGTCAATCGTATCGCATTCCCTGTTTTGCCAGTCTGGACGACTTGATGGATCAGTGTGATGCCGTCTTTGTTCACAGCAGCACCGCCAGCCATTATGCGATAGTGGAAACACTGTTGCTGGCCGGGCTGCACGTTTATGTGGATAAACCGCTGGCAGAAACACTGGGACAAGCGCAGGCGTTGGTGATGCTGGCGCAGCAGCAGCAACGGACGCTGATGGTTGGATTCAATCGTCGCTTTGCACCGTTGTATTTGCAACTCAAGCAGCATCTGGTGCAGCCGGATGCTATCCGTATGGAGAAACACCGTCTTGATGACATTGGTCCACAGGATGCCGCTTTCACGCTGCTGGATGATTATCTGCATGTGGTGGATACAGCACTGTGGCTGGCAGAAGGTGACGCTACGCTGTGCAACGGTATTATTCGCTGTAACCCACAAGGGCAACTGGTGTATGCCGAGCACCATTTTCAGGTTGGGACGTGTCAGATAACCACCAGCATGCATCGACAGGCGGGCAGTCAACGTGAAGCCATTCAGGCGGTGACGACCGGGGCGCTGTATCAGGTAGCAAATTTGTGCGAATGGCGACAGGAACGTGACGGATGCGTGCTGCAATCTCCGGCTCCTGCATGGCAAACTACGCTGGAACAGCGCGGTTTTGTTGGTGCCGTCAATCATTTCATTGATGCGGTCACTGAACAACAACCGGCACAAACATCGGGAGAGCAGGCGTTGCGTGCGCAGCGCATTATTGAATCACTGCTGGGAAAAAGCTGAAAAAACAGGCGGTCATGACATACGAGTGTAGCTATTGGCCACACAATGCGTAGACTAGGCGGCGCATTCAGTGATGAGTGTGAGAACCATGATCGGTTTCTCTTTGTCAACCCGAGGAACGCGGGAGAGATTACTGAACAGTAACGTATTGATTGGCAATGGCTCCCTGCCGGTGCGGGGATGACGGACACCCGATTTTCCCGGTATTCAGAAAAATTCAAATGAATCTACTTAAATCACTGGCTGCGGTCAGTTCTATGACGATGCTCTCGCGCCTGTTGGGTTTTGTGCGGGACGCGATCGTGGCACGAGTGTTTGGTGCCGGTATGGCAACCGACGCCTTTTTTGTGGCGTTTAAACTGCCGAATCTGTTGCGGCGCATTTTTGCTGAGGGGGCGTTTTCCCAGGCGTTTGTCCCGATTCTGGCCGAGTACAAGAGTCAGGAGGGCGAAGAGGCGACTCGCACCTTCCTCGCCTATATCGCCGGGATGTTGACGCTGGTGCTGGCCGTGGTGACGGCCGTGGGGATGCTGGCTGCCCCCTGGGTGATTATGGCCACCGCGCCCGGATTTGCCGCCACACCAGAGCGTTTCGCTCTGACCTCGACGCTGCTGCGTATTACTTTCCCCTATATTTTGCTGATTTCCCTCACGTCAATGGCCGGGTCGGTACTGAATACCTGGAACCGTTTTTCGGTACCGGCGTTTGCGCCGACACTGCTTAATGTCAGCATGATTGGCTTTGCTCTGTTTGCTACGCCGTATTTCCACCCACCGGTATTGGCGTTGGCGTGGGCGGTGCTGGTGGGCGGGTTCTTGCAACTGGGCTATCAACTGCCGCACTTGAAAAAAATCGGCATGTTGGTGCTGCCGCGCCTCAAGTGGTGCGATCCGAGTGTCTGGCGGGTTATGCGGCTGATGGGACCGGCGATTATCGGGGTGTCTGTTAGCCAGATTTCGTTGATCATCAACACGA contains the following coding sequences:
- a CDS encoding Gfo/Idh/MocA family oxidoreductase, which gives rise to MVGLGAIARKAYLPILSQAERWVLAGAYSPNQRRAQPICQSYRIPCFASLDDLMDQCDAVFVHSSTASHYAIVETLLLAGLHVYVDKPLAETLGQAQALVMLAQQQQRTLMVGFNRRFAPLYLQLKQHLVQPDAIRMEKHRLDDIGPQDAAFTLLDDYLHVVDTALWLAEGDATLCNGIIRCNPQGQLVYAEHHFQVGTCQITTSMHRQAGSQREAIQAVTTGALYQVANLCEWRQERDGCVLQSPAPAWQTTLEQRGFVGAVNHFIDAVTEQQPAQTSGEQALRAQRIIESLLGKS